The candidate division WOR-3 bacterium genome segment TCCATACTGATATAGCAAGTTTCATAAAATTAAATAAGCAACACCTATGCCAATAACAATTCTTTTCAAATATATTGACATGTCGCTAATGTGCGATATTTATGAAAGAGCCCCTTCAGGCGCAAAAAGATGGCCGGTGCAACAATGAAACACAATCTGTTTTATTACCGTTGCATTTATGCAACTAAATTTCCTGTCGCCGCAACTTCTTTTTTGAGGGGAGTATAATGCCGTAATTTTTTACTTTTCTGTAGAAGGTAGTTTTATCTATTCCGAGTTCTCTTGCCGCGGCGCTTCTGTTGTTTTTGTTTCTTTCGAGTGCACGCATTATAGCCTGTTCCTCTACCATTATTTTCGCCGTCCTTATATCGCCCGATTCCACCTGAGGCAATTTGAATTTTGTCAATTCCTGAGGCAGGCATTCAATGCCAATTATTTTCTTGGAACACAGCACGTAAGCTCTCTCGACGACATTTTCGAGTTCTCTTATATTTCCGGGCCAGTCATAGGTATAAAAAAACGAAAAAACTTCAGGCTTAAATGCTGATATGTTTTTTTTCTGCACTACATTCAATCTGTCCAAAAATTTCTCGGCGAGATGAGGTATGTCCTCTTTTCTTTTTCTCAATGGAGGCAGTGTCAGCGATATGATGTTCAAGCGGTAAAAAAGATCCTGTCGAAATTCGTTTTTCTGCGTCATCAAATACAGGTCACGGTTTGTAGCGGTTATTATACGCGCGCCAGTCTTTACGACAACGTTTGAACCCAGCGGTTCAAACTCCCTCTCCTGAAGTACCCTGAGCAGTTTAACCGCCAGAGACTGCGATATTTCGCCGATTTCATCGAGAAATAAAGTGCCGTCGGAGGCCTCGGTAATTTTACCTGTTCTGTCATTATCTGCGCCGGTGAAAGCCCCTTTTTTATAACCGAAAAGTTCCGATTCGAGAAGCGTGTCCGGTAGGGCGGCGCAATTTATTGCTACAAAAGGTTTTTTGGAACGAGGTCCCAAATTGTGTATGGTTTTGGCGAGCACTTCTTTACCGGTTCCTGTTTCACCTTGAATGAGAACCGTGCTTGGACTTTCCGATATAGCCGGAATGACATCGAAGATGCGCCTCATTTCGGCGTTTTCGCTTATCATCTCTCCGAAAGCCGTTTTTTCACTCAGTTCTTTTTTCAATTCCGATATTTCGCTCAGATCTCTGAAAGTTTCTGCTCCTCCTATTATCTCGCCTTTTTCGTCATGTAAAAGAGCCGTTGAAACGCTTATTGGAATTTCTCTGCCATTAAGATCTATAAGGTATCCGGCAATATCTATCAGAGGCTTGCCGTTTTTTATAGTTTTCCTCAACGGGCATTTCGTCTCGCACATGTTGGATTTGAATACCTCGCAACAATTTTTACCCAAGGCATCGCTCCTTTTTACGCCCGTGATCTTTTCGGCTGCTTTGTTGAAAAATGTAATTTTCCAGTTCAAATCAACTGTGAAAACTCCGTCGGATATGCTTTCTAAAATTATTTCATTCATCATTACTAATACAATATAGAGGTTAATTCACTGTTTGAAAAGAGCGGACAAATTTATTTCCCTCGCATTTCAAGACCGCGAAATAGTGCCCCGGTTTTAAAACACATTCAAACATCAATTCCGTCTCTGTTGTATTCTCGCCCGTAAAACAATTGACGGCACGGCCTGTCAAATCGTAAACAGACAGTTCATAATCACCCGCATGAGAAACTATGAAAAAAACCTTTCCCCCGTAAACGGTCACATAAAAATCCGCTTGAACGATATCGCTTCCGAGATTTGTATTTTCCTCAACTGGAGTTGAGCCGTATTCGTATGCTCCTATGTCAATCTGGCCGTCAGCCGGTCTTTCGACCGGATTCAAAACCAATTCATGAAGAGGGGGGTGAAACAAAGGGGGAAATAAAGGATTCGGAAACTGAAATCCCTGAGGGCTTGAAGGCGTTTGATTTCCCTCTCCGACGAGGGGGCTTCCGGGTATAATTCTCAGGTCCAATTCGGAAAAGTTGACAAATCCAGGGTCGCTTCCCTCAATAGTGCCAGTCCACTGGTAAGGTATGTTCGCGGCGCCTTGACAGACCCAATTGTCACTGCCTGTGATGACGGCTGTATCGTGAACCCACACGGCATCGACTGTCCGAATTATGTCTATGTTTCCTCCGGGTCTGTAAAACACATTGTTGTGCATTTCAAGGGTTTCAAGCGTGTCGAAGCACCTGATAACGGCGCTTGTTCCGCATATAATTGTGTTGTTTACGAACCTGTATCTTCCGTGGGTCATCCCCGTTCCGTCACCGCCTATCCTGACGACGTAGAATTCCGGACTGTTGCCGGCTGACGTGGCTTTTTTGACAAGGACGTTTCCAACG includes the following:
- a CDS encoding sigma 54-interacting transcriptional regulator: MNEIILESISDGVFTVDLNWKITFFNKAAEKITGVKRSDALGKNCCEVFKSNMCETKCPLRKTIKNGKPLIDIAGYLIDLNGREIPISVSTALLHDEKGEIIGGAETFRDLSEISELKKELSEKTAFGEMISENAEMRRIFDVIPAISESPSTVLIQGETGTGKEVLAKTIHNLGPRSKKPFVAINCAALPDTLLESELFGYKKGAFTGADNDRTGKITEASDGTLFLDEIGEISQSLAVKLLRVLQEREFEPLGSNVVVKTGARIITATNRDLYLMTQKNEFRQDLFYRLNIISLTLPPLRKRKEDIPHLAEKFLDRLNVVQKKNISAFKPEVFSFFYTYDWPGNIRELENVVERAYVLCSKKIIGIECLPQELTKFKLPQVESGDIRTAKIMVEEQAIMRALERNKNNRSAAARELGIDKTTFYRKVKNYGIILPSKKKLRRQEI